DNA sequence from the bacterium genome:
GAGAGGCCTCTTATGGTGCCGCCTATCAAGCCGGACAGAGTTTTGAAAAAGCCAAAAAGTGGGTGGAGGCGCGTGCCGAATACGAAAAGGCGCTTGCGGTGCCGGGGAACACTCCTGACCAGACCGGGGAGGCTCTGCTCAATATTGCGGCAGGTTATCATGCCGAAAATAAATTTCTTTTAGAACGACAGACTCTGGAAAAGGTGCTCTCACTCGCCGGCATCTCCAATGCCGAAAAGGTCAAAGCCCATTTGGCGCTGGGCGGCCTCTTTGTGTGCTACGGGGACTGGGCTAAGGTCAAACCGGAGTTAATAACCGCCCTGAATATCCCCGGGATCTCGATCGAGCAGAAAGCCGCAGCGCAACAGGCTCTGGCGAAAACGCTCATGAATTTAAGGGAGTATGCGGCGGCCCGTACCTTGTTGAAAGAGCTGGTGGTTAATGAAGCCCTGCCGGACGATGTCAGAACGACCACTCAAGTTCTGATCGGAAAATCACTCATGCTTGAACGGAATTATGCTGAGGCCAGGACGGAATTCGCCAAAGTGTTGGCCATGACGAAGGTCTCGAATCCGGTCAAGGCGGAGATCCAATTGTATGTCGGTCTCAGCTATTACGAGGCGCAGGATTACGCCCGGGCCAAGCTCGAGTTGACGAAGGTATTGACCATGCCGGGTGCGGAAGTCCGTGCCCCGTGGGATGGGGGACGCATTGCCTACCAGCCGGCGCGAGAGGCGATGCTACGCTTGCGTCTCAGGAATCTCGGTCCCGATGACAATAAGATTCTCAAGGTGCTCTTCATCGGCTCCAGTCACACTTATCGTGGTGACATCCCTGGCTTGGTCATGCAATTGGCGGCCTCGGCGCCAACGAATCAGCCCCGGATCATTGCCGGAGATTACCTGCGCATGGGCACGACGATCAATACCTTTTGGAACGCCGGTGACACTCCCGACACGGCTCGGGGTGTGATTACGTCCGAGCCTTGGGATACGGTGGTGTTTGAGTCCTTTTACAGCCTGAAATCTGAAGAACTGATGAAATATGGGGCACTCTTTAGTGACCTGATCCACAGCAACCATGCCAATGCCGTTATCTATGAGACCCCAATTGCACAGGCGAAGCCGTATCCTGATGGATATCGTAAATATCACGATGATAGTATGGCGATGGTAAAGGTCCTGAAGGCGCCCGTGGCCCCCAGTGTTCTAGCCTGGATGCAGTTTCTGGGGCCGGCCCCTACGGCCGAGCAGTTCGGGGTCGTGTATGCCGATTGGATTCATGCCACGCCCAAGGGCGCCTACATTACCGCCTGCGGCATGTATGCCGCACTCACGGGCTGTAGTCCCGTGGGTCTGTATCATCCTCAGGATATTTCTGAATCAGATGCCCTGAAATTTCAGCAGCTTGCATGGAATGCCTATCGTGAAACGAATTTTGATGTAAAGTTATAACAAGGATAAACAATGAATCTTGAAATATGCCTCGACAACTATGAATCGTTGATGACCGCGGTAAATTCTGGAGCGGACCGGATAGAACTATGCGCCAGTTTGAAAGAAGGGGGCTTAACGCCTCCTTATTCATTCATCGAAACCGCCTTGAAGGTCCAGATTCCGGTGTTTGTCATGATCAGGCCCCGCAGTTGTGATTTCTTGTATTCGGGCGGTGAATTGGAGCTGATGCTCAAAGATATCCATATGGCAAAAAAGCTGGGCGCGCCGGGTGTTGTTTTTGGCGTTTTGACAGAGTCGGGTGAAATCGATGTTGCCGCCATGAAGTCCTTGATGAACGAGGCCAGGGGGCTGGAGGTCACGTTTCATCGGGCGGTGGACCAGGTGAGCGATATCTGTAATGCCGTCGACATTTTAATCGAACTGGGCGTTAAGCGCATCTTGAGCTCCGGACAGAAGGTGAGTGCCTATGAGGGAATGGATACGCTTGCCCGCATGGTTCTCCATGCGAACAATCGAATCATGATCATGGCCGCGGCAGGGGTGGTTCCTTCCAATGTCAGGGAAATTGTGGAGAAAACGCATGTGCATGAGGTCCATTCTTCCGCCGCAACGTTTCGCCGCAGTCATATGAAATACGTCAAAGGTGAAGCGGAAATGGGTGATGGGAAGGATTTTTCCCTGACGGTGACCGATGGGGAGATGGTTCGACAGCTCAAAAATAATATCAAGGGGAAATAATGAACGTGAGAATGATGAACATCATGGCCCTTTGCTTGGTCCTGCTTGTGGGGACGGGCGTTGCGCAGCAGCCTACCACGACCATGGAGTTGGCCAAGATATTGCCCGTGATGGTGGGACTCCTGCCGCCGGCGGGAACGGCCCCGGAAGCCCTGCTGATCAAGTCCGGTGACAGGGTCGCGTTCATCGGGGACAGTATTACCGCGTATGGTGGCTATGTCCGGCTGACGGCCTATGTATTGAAGATGGCCTATCCCGAAATCAAACTCCCCCAGTTCATCAGCGCGGGCGTGAGCGGGCAGAAAGCCGAGGGCATGGAGCCGCGTTTTGAAAAGGACATGCAACTGACCAACGCGCCGACCTGGATTTTTATCAGTGTCGGCATTAACGATGTCATGCACCGGCTTGGGCCGCCGCATGATCCTGCCGTTTTGGCGGCCTATCAGGAAAATGTAACCAGGATGGTTGTCAAGGCCCAGAAGGCCGGCGCCAAGGTGGTCCTTCTGGCGCCAACCATCATTCAGGAAGATCCCGCTACCGAGGGGAATAAACGGCTGACCCTGTATGTGGAGGCAATGCAGCGGATTGCCATCGAAAAAAAATGCGGCTTTGTGGACCTCCATGGGATGTTCCTTGAAGCCCTTGCTCGGAAACCTGCCGGGCTGAAATTGACCATCGATGGCGTGCACATGGGGCCTTATGGTGATTCACTCATGGCGATAGGGGTGCTGCGTGCGCTGGGTGTGCCGGATGCAAAGATCGCTTCGATTGATCTGACCCCTATCATGAACCTGCGGTTGACGATGCCAGTTGAGCGGGCGGCGAAAGAGCTCGAGGTTCCCCTGTCGCGGCTTTTCAGTCTCCCGGGGATTGGGTTTTCATTGTAAGCGGAAGGAAGTAGTTTATGGGTGTGACTCTTTGGGAAAACTTGTCTAATCAGGTCGAGGTCATGGCGCGCAAGGCGTTGAGCGATGTGGGTACGCTTGAGGACTGGAAGCAGTTGCGGCCTCAAATCAAGGCCGATTTCATGGCTTCCATGGGCCTGAATCCGCTTCCCGAAAAGTGTGATCTGAAAATAACCGAGTACGGGGCTTTTTCGGGTAAAGGATTTCGTGGACGCCGGATCGGGTTCCAGATCCTGCCGGATTGCTGGTCCTCTGCGTGTGTGTATTACCCGGAAACCATGAAGGCGGAACGGCTGCCGGGAGTGCTGTATGTCTGTGGTCATGGGGGCGTCGGGACCCTTGAGTTGCAGAGTCATCCTATCATGTGGGCGCGCAGGGGGTATGTCTGCCTGATCGTTGACACCATTGAACAGAATGACAATCCGGGGGAGCACCATGGATTCGACGTCGGCAAGCTCGATGCCTGGATGTCGATGGGGTATACCTCTTCGGGCGGCGAGTTGTGGAATGCCATCCGGGCGCTGGATGTGCTCGCGGCCGATTCCCATGTTGATCCGGCTCGCCTGGCGGTGACCGGAGTCTCAGGCGGAGGGGCCTGCAGTTTTCACCTGGCAGTGGCAGACGAACGGATCAAGGCCGTCTCAACCTTGTGCGGGATCAGCACCCCTTTTGACGCCATTGCCAACCGGCACCTGATCAGCCACTGTAACTGCATGTATCCCAATAATCTCTATCGCCGGGACACCAGCGAGTATGCCGCGCTTATCGCGCCTCGTGCGGCGCTGTTTTGTTTTGCGGATGACGACCTCATTTTTCATGCCGACATCACCCGGGCGCTGGTCGAGCGCACCCGGAAAGTGTATGCCTTGTATGGGCAGGAGCCCCAGTGCGGGCTGGTCACCTGTCCCGGCGGACACGGGGACCATCCGGAATTCGATGAGGCGACCAGCCGGTGGTTTGACCGGCAGGTGGCCGGGGCGGAGCATCCGATGCTCAAGCGGGGCGAGAATGAACTGTCGGAAAAAGAGGTGGCGGTGTTTAATGGATGTCCGCCGGTACCGAATCGGATGGAGCTTTTGCCTCACTTGATTTCACCACGGGGAAGTTTGCCGTTGCCGGAGGATCTGCAGGAGTGGGGCGCGATCCGCCACCGGGCGTTGGCCGCGCTTCCGGCCTTCCCGGGCGATGATGGAAAATCCTTTTTGAAGCCGACGGGAGTCTGGCGTTTGCCAGAGGGAACAACCTATGAGCATCGCGGCCAGATTGAAGGCATGGCGCTTTGGATGTATCTGCTTACCCCTGCCAAGAAGTGCCGGAAATTGATCCTGGGCATTGCCGGTCCTGGTGGCGGGGCGAGGGATATCCTGGGCGATATACATGGGGCCATGCCGCCGGGGGCCGCGGTTTGCGGCGGGTTTGAGCCCCGTCTCGCCGGGCTCACTTGTCTCGCCGCGGAAAACTTTGTGTTTTCCATTCGCAAGCTTCTGGCGTTGGCCTTCCCCATGACGGGAAGCACGCCGGTGATGATGACGAGTCACGATATTGATGTGGCGGTCGACACTCTCGCGGGAATCAAGGAACTGGCCGGGTACGAGATTTATCTGTATGGCAAGGGGGACGCCGGCGTAGCGGCATTGTATAGCGGCATTAAGGATGAACGGATTGCCGGGGTCATCCTGGAAGATGCCCCTGGCTCCCATCTGGACGGGGCACCGATTCTGGGCGTTTTGCGGGCCTTTGATATGCCCCAGGCGGTGGGACTCATGGCGCCGCGTAAGGTGGCCCTGGTCAACCCGAGTCATCACGGGTGGACCTGGCCGGGGCGGGTATATGACCGGTTGGGGTGTCCGGAACGGTTCATCGAAGCGGCTACGCTACACGAGGCGGTAACTCAAATACTGGGCTGAAGATGAATATCAATACGCAGAGCTTAGCCATTGAGAAAATCAAGGCCGCACAACCGCTTTTCTGGGAAAATCCCGGCTGGAAGCCGGTCGGGGAATGCCTTAAATCACTTCCTTTGACCTTCCAGGATATGCTTGATGCGGAAGCCCGGCTGCAGCGTTTTGCACCCTTGCTGGCGGAATGTTTTCCGGAGTTGAATGCGAGCGGCGGGCTCATTGAATCCGCCCTGATTCCCTGCCCCAAGCTCGCTGCCCGGTTTGCTCGTGAGGATGGGGTCGAGGGGCTTGCTGGGGTATACGTTAAGGCGGACCACGCATTGCCCGTCGCTGGCTCTATCAAGGCGCGCGGCGGTATATACGCCGTACTCCACTTTGCCGAGAAGGTGGCCCGGGAATCGGGGGCCATGGATGACCGCCTTGACTACCGTCAGCTGTTAAGTCCTGGATTTCGCAAGCTGTTTGGCGAGTATGAACTTTCGGTGGGGAGTACCGGAAATCTCGGGCTGAGCATTGGCATCATGGGGACTGCTCTGGGCTTCCGTGTCACCGTCCATATGTCCCGGGAAGCGAAGGCGTGGAAGAAGCAACGCCTGCGCCACCGCGGGGTGAATGTCGTTGAACATGCCTCAGACTATACGGCGGCGTGTGTCGAGGCGCGCCGGATCGCGGATGGAAATCCCAAAATTCATTTTATTGATGATGAGAACTCCCTGGAGCTTTTCCTGGGTTACAGCGTCGCGCTCCTGCGGTTAAAAGCACAGTTCGCGGAAGCCGGAATCAGGGTGGATGCGACGCATCCGGTATTTTTCTATCTCCCCTGCGGGGTGGGGGGCGCACCGGGTGGAATTACGTTTGCCGCGCGCCAGGTATTCGGAGACTTTGCCCGCTGCTGTTTCGTCGAGCCCGTGCAGGCCCCCTGCATGACCGTAGGTCTTATAACCGGGAAACATGCCGATGCCAGCATCTATGATTTCGGGCTGACGCTGAAGACGGATGCTGACGGTCTGGCCGTGTCCTGTCCCTCCCGTTTCGTGGGCAAACTGATGGAGCCATTGCTGAGCGCCTGCATCACGCTGACCGACAGGGATATGTATCGCTATCTGTTGGCCATGTATGAGGTCGAGGGGATGGAGGTGGAGCCTTCGTCATCCTCTGCCTGCGGAGGAGTTAAAATGCTCTACAAAACAGAGGAGGGATTGGCATTCCTCACGAAAAATGATTTGCCGCTCCATCCTGGTTCCGCCACTCACATTTTCTGGACAACCGGTGGGCTTTTTGTCCCCGCCGAA
Encoded proteins:
- a CDS encoding acetylxylan esterase — its product is MGVTLWENLSNQVEVMARKALSDVGTLEDWKQLRPQIKADFMASMGLNPLPEKCDLKITEYGAFSGKGFRGRRIGFQILPDCWSSACVYYPETMKAERLPGVLYVCGHGGVGTLELQSHPIMWARRGYVCLIVDTIEQNDNPGEHHGFDVGKLDAWMSMGYTSSGGELWNAIRALDVLAADSHVDPARLAVTGVSGGGACSFHLAVADERIKAVSTLCGISTPFDAIANRHLISHCNCMYPNNLYRRDTSEYAALIAPRAALFCFADDDLIFHADITRALVERTRKVYALYGQEPQCGLVTCPGGHGDHPEFDEATSRWFDRQVAGAEHPMLKRGENELSEKEVAVFNGCPPVPNRMELLPHLISPRGSLPLPEDLQEWGAIRHRALAALPAFPGDDGKSFLKPTGVWRLPEGTTYEHRGQIEGMALWMYLLTPAKKCRKLILGIAGPGGGARDILGDIHGAMPPGAAVCGGFEPRLAGLTCLAAENFVFSIRKLLALAFPMTGSTPVMMTSHDIDVAVDTLAGIKELAGYEIYLYGKGDAGVAALYSGIKDERIAGVILEDAPGSHLDGAPILGVLRAFDMPQAVGLMAPRKVALVNPSHHGWTWPGRVYDRLGCPERFIEAATLHEAVTQILG
- a CDS encoding D-serine ammonia-lyase, which gives rise to MNINTQSLAIEKIKAAQPLFWENPGWKPVGECLKSLPLTFQDMLDAEARLQRFAPLLAECFPELNASGGLIESALIPCPKLAARFAREDGVEGLAGVYVKADHALPVAGSIKARGGIYAVLHFAEKVARESGAMDDRLDYRQLLSPGFRKLFGEYELSVGSTGNLGLSIGIMGTALGFRVTVHMSREAKAWKKQRLRHRGVNVVEHASDYTAACVEARRIADGNPKIHFIDDENSLELFLGYSVALLRLKAQFAEAGIRVDATHPVFFYLPCGVGGAPGGITFAARQVFGDFARCCFVEPVQAPCMTVGLITGKHADASIYDFGLTLKTDADGLAVSCPSRFVGKLMEPLLSACITLTDRDMYRYLLAMYEVEGMEVEPSSSSACGGVKMLYKTEEGLAFLTKNDLPLHPGSATHIFWTTGGLFVPAEQHAAYREKAREVI
- a CDS encoding copper homeostasis protein CutC — protein: MNLEICLDNYESLMTAVNSGADRIELCASLKEGGLTPPYSFIETALKVQIPVFVMIRPRSCDFLYSGGELELMLKDIHMAKKLGAPGVVFGVLTESGEIDVAAMKSLMNEARGLEVTFHRAVDQVSDICNAVDILIELGVKRILSSGQKVSAYEGMDTLARMVLHANNRIMIMAAAGVVPSNVREIVEKTHVHEVHSSAATFRRSHMKYVKGEAEMGDGKDFSLTVTDGEMVRQLKNNIKGK
- a CDS encoding SGNH/GDSL hydrolase family protein, with translation MMNIMALCLVLLVGTGVAQQPTTTMELAKILPVMVGLLPPAGTAPEALLIKSGDRVAFIGDSITAYGGYVRLTAYVLKMAYPEIKLPQFISAGVSGQKAEGMEPRFEKDMQLTNAPTWIFISVGINDVMHRLGPPHDPAVLAAYQENVTRMVVKAQKAGAKVVLLAPTIIQEDPATEGNKRLTLYVEAMQRIAIEKKCGFVDLHGMFLEALARKPAGLKLTIDGVHMGPYGDSLMAIGVLRALGVPDAKIASIDLTPIMNLRLTMPVERAAKELEVPLSRLFSLPGIGFSL